The Rhinolophus ferrumequinum isolate MPI-CBG mRhiFer1 chromosome 2, mRhiFer1_v1.p, whole genome shotgun sequence genome includes the window AGCAAGGATTATCAGGACCATTTTAAGCAGGAAAAGACTGAGCACTTAAGTCCAGGGCTGTTTCTACTATTTCATGTTTCGTGTCCGCACTGCCTGTAATTCTTACTTTCTTctgactggaaaataaaaaggttttccATTTGCAAAATGTCCAGGTAAAGTGTTtgttagaaatttatttcctgcACTCTCAGGAATTTGTGATCTTGAAggtgttttagaaaatattaccaaTTGTTCTCATTTCCTTAACTTGATTTTCAAAACACCATCAGAAGGTCCTGTCAACTCTGtttcaaaataaacttcaaagttaACCAgtcctcacctccttcaagtctaCCACTCCAGCCCAAAACACAATCTCATCTTGCCTGCAATAGTCTGGGGAATAAGGTCCCCGATAACAACCACAAACCCCCTCCCCTTCCATGGACACAGGCCCGGGGGTTGGCTGCAGTTGACTTGGTATGAGATGCCTTTATGCTCAGCCAGCCAGCCGGGCCATGGGTTTTTAAGGGAGAATGTAGCCCTTTCGTTctgtctcctcttttctcttaaaTGGTTATTAGACTCTTCAGTTATCTCCCTTCTTGTACTCCTGCCCTCCGACAGTTAATTCTCTACTTAGCAGaaagtattactttaaaaaattgaatctgtTCAATCCCTTGTTTAAAATCCTGCAGTGGTTTCTTGAATATAAATGGCGTTCAAGGCTCTACGCAGTCTGGCCGCTCACTGCTTCTGTGGCCTCATCTCCTAGTTGTTCCTGATTCACCCAATTTGTTCTGGTTCTCTTGTCTCGTTGCTGATGTTTGAATGTACCAAGCATACTTCCACCTCAGGGCATCTGCACACATGATCTTTCTACTTGACaaggaaatatattaattcaGATATTTGCAGGGCTAGCTCCCTCAcctcattcaggtctctgctctaATAGTTTGGCCTTAGAAGGGTCTTCTCCTAACCATTATGCTCTATACCTTGCTTTAGTCCTTATCAACTTGaacacaattaattaattaatcgaTGAATTTGTATCTTTATTGTCTTTCTCACTGGAACTTTTTCTATCCAGTTCACTGCTCTATCATCGACCTCTCAAGCGGTGTAGATTCTCAGTCTTCATTTGTAGAAAAAATTTGAATGAATCGATTTTATAGGGGGAGAAACTGAGTTCCAGTGTGGGGAGGGCAGGCCAGCAGCAGAAGCAAGTCAGAAGAGCAAGTTTTCTTTCTGACAAGCCTGTGAAATGTCCActgctcctttcttctccctcataTTACAAAAAAGCCgtattcttttcaaatttaaagtCCTCATTTGGAGAAAGAACCAGCATTTTACTATTACAATACACTCGAGTCtgcacttttatttcttcaaatttaaacTCTTTGATTACCAGGGCTGGAAGGAACAACAAAGTTTACCTatcaaacatttgatttttttagatgagaaaaccaaggcccagagaagaaGTCACACAGCTGCATTGTTGAAAAACCAGAACTAAAACCCAGGTCATTCAACTCTAACACAGATACTTTCTGCTTCCCTGCATTGCTTAACATTGAACACCTAGTAGATGTCTGCTCACAGATTTTACTGTTTCTCATTTACATTTCAGAGGGAGGTGGGAAATGCTATCCTGGCCAGAATTGCTGCATGTGAACGAGGCCTGGATGCCTTCTAGAGACACTTGTATCCTGGCTGCAGGCTGCTCAGCCATGTATCTCTGGCATCTTTGAGTCAGGGGAGGGTGAAATGTCTTAAAGTGGAGGAACATCCTCCTTCTGACCTTGCCACTTCCTGCCTCCTGTGTGCCCTTGTGCAAAGCACATACCGGGCTCTCAGGacttcaatttcctcctctgtgaggcTCGGGGACTAGCATGCTCTGATGTGCAGATGGGAAAGTGCTTTGTGAACCACAAGGGCTGCATAAGAACGGGGGATGGTGATTCCTGATGACCAAGGTCCACAGAATTGGATTGGAATTGAGTCCCCAGTACAATCACAACCCATCTCCCCCTCCCAGGCACTGGGACTTGGAAGAGAGGTCCTGGGGGTTGTCTGCAGAGGGATCAGGCTGGGAAAATTTGAAGTGCCTTTGTGCTAAATCTACCTTTATGCAAAACATGGCTTTGTGGGGTTTAAGGAAGAATTTACTTCACCTTTTGTTCTGGCTCTTCTTCTCTTAAGTGGTCCTTAGACTCCTAGCAATGCagggattataaaacaaaacaaaaacaaaacccaaaagtCATCTCATCCACAGCCGCAGCACTTCAGCAGAGAGGAAAGCAACCCAGACTTCACTAATTCCGAGTAAGTACTTAAACAGCTGGAGACCCTGGGTACTTTTTTTGTGAGAAGTAGCTGAGAAGgagaggaatgagagagagagactagaggCAGAGACTGATAAAGGTATTGGCTAAACAgggtgggaaggggaagagaaatgcagagaaggcaggaaaagagcgAGATGGAACAAGACTGAAGTCAGAAAATGATTGGGGAGAGGGAATAACAGCAAAGAGGAAGGGGacagaaaatggagagagaagacaaaagaagGATTGAGTAAGGGAGCGTCtgagagagaaactgagagaaaggcaagggaaaggaaaaaggagagagaaggaagggtagaggagaaggagaaggtggTGGATACAGAGCAGCAGGAGTCCAGGGAGGGAGGTTGAAGAGATCCCAGAGCACAGAACAAGATGGGGCACTGCTATTTGCTCCTTGGCTGGCTGCTGATTTAGGAAAATTCTCCTTTTCTGCTCAGTGGAGCTGCCCAAGGCCAAGTCCTGGGAGGAGGAGAAGTGAGATCCATTGGTGGTGCCTTGGGACAGTGGGGCTGATATAACTAGACTCTGAATCCCCAGTCAGGAACCAAGGAGGTTCCGAAATATACAGAGAAACTAACATGTATTTCCTAGAGTTGCATTCCTCAGCCCCAGATTCATTGCGCTCTCAGACTATCCAACACatgtgagtgagtttttaatgCCCCACTTGTGCTTTGCTTTGCCTGAACTTGCCCTGGAAGATTTAGTACTCTCCTTCCTGTGCATTCTCTCATTGCCTTGTCtcacagacacagaaggaaatGGTAACAATTTTCCATGCCTTGCAAGAgaccctcccaccccaacctctTCTGCCTCTTAACATTATGGTTTTAGTCCAAGTGTTGAGAATACAGACATGACGCATTGCTGGTGACAGGGTTGGCCAAGGGCTTTGCTCCACTTGGTTTCTggaaacacacatatatttttttggctttttatgAGCTTGAAGGTCATAAAATGTCAGCCCTTGAAGAGCCTGTGGGGATCATCTGGTCCATGCCAGGACATTAGCTGGCCCTTCCTTGATAAGGAATTActttttgggaaagaaaaaagtcagaattATGATCTGGACCACAAAGATTCAACCAGACCACAACTAGAATTCTCGAACAGCATTTCTTCAAGTTCCTTCTTATGTGTGTGGGAAACAGGGGAGTGCTGGGTCTGACTAAGTGTCTGTTGATCCTttccccacacacagacacacaataaTGGTCACAAATGTGCAGGGGGCCCCTGGACTTTCGTAGGTCCTGACTGGGGGTCCCTGACCTATAACTGCTCCTACTAGACAAGAATCTGTTAGAAAACTCAGAGTCGGGTGAAAAGAACCTGGCCTTCCAATGTGGGGGTCAGGTCTTTGTTCCAACTGTGCAGTATGTGACGCAGATCATTTCACGGCACATTTCTAAGCTCAGTGGCTCTAAACACTGAGGTTTAGTGGACAGTTTCTGAGATTGCTTTCCAGCTCCAAGTTTCTAGGCCCAAAATGAAGTCAATCTGgcttgtcttgttttgttttgttttgttttttgtcccaATAGGAAGACAAGTAGACTAGAAATTTCTCAGTTGCTGAAGAATAAGGATGGAGCCTCAGCCTAAGGTACCTTCTCCTCTATTATAGGGAAAGTGAAGTCTTTCAGAGACCATTACGTCTTAATCTGCAAGACTTTTTACAGAGATAATAGAGAAAGAGATGATTCCATCCTTCTAACAACCACATTCTATTTTCAAGTCTGTCCTTAGAGGAATGATTCTGAATCTCTGTTTGTCATATACGTATACCTTTGCGTTTTTTTTGGCCCTCCTAACATGTTTGAGTATGATGATAGAGTTGCCTgggtacatgtatgtgtgtgcagttGTGTGTGGTAGTGTACTTGTCTCTTAGGGCTGAGTGTTTGAGCTTCTGTGTGTAATTgagtgcacatgtgcatgtgtgtgagtgaaaTTATGGAATGTGTATATGCGTAGCACTGAATGAGTATCAAAGATTGTGTAGCTAGTGTGGCATGTACGGAATTGTGTGGGCCTGTGCGtgtgcaggatttttttttttttttaagtaagccaCTTTAGATTGTGTAGCCTCCTCTCACTTCTGTGATTAATTTCACGAGGGTAATGGTGCGTAAAAGCGCTAGTGAGATCTGGGGGCGCCTCCTAGTCTGACGTCAGAGAGAGAGTTTAAAAGGGGGGAGCCGGTGGAGAGCACACAAGCCGCTTTAGGAGTCGCGAGGTTCAGAGCCCTCGCTGCTGCCTGCGGATCCGCTCCTAGAGTTTGACCAACTGCACTCTAGCTCGGTTTCCTTGGAGCCGCTGAGATGCTGTCCTGCCGCCTCCAGTGCGCGCTGGCCGCGCTCTCCATCGTCTTGGCTCTGGGCGGTGTCACCGGCGCGCCCTCGGATCCCCGACTCCGTCAGTTTCTGCAGAAGTCCCTGGCTGCTGCGGCAGGGAAGCAGGTAAGGAGTCTCCCTCGAcgttttctttcccctctcctaaATCCCTTCGCCTTGCCCCTTCCCCCTTGGGTGGATTTAAGAGGTGCTCCTAAAGAGTTCGGTGCTTTTCTGGGTCCCTCAGCTCCCAAAGCTCTCGGGAAAACTTTGAAAGTCCGGAATCCCCTCTTACCAATTTTTTGCCCCCTAATTAATGCAGTCCGTCACAGTTCAGGTGAGTTGTTGCCATTCACCTGCGTAATTGAACGAGAAGGGATGATGGCATCTATTCCCTGTGCGGACCACGGGAGGTGCTGACCCAGGTGCTGAAAGCGCACACCTCTGAAGCTGCTACCTTCCTAAGCAATACCTCCCTCCAGTGCAGCGTGGGAGGGCTGAAGGGCAGTCTATGGAACACAGTATGTTTAAGATTGTGAAAGATCTCGTTTCCCACAGTTGACTTAGTAAAAAACGGTAAGAACAATTCCAGTTTGTAGCTCATGAGGTGGAAACTGAGTTAAACTGTTagcacatgatttttatcttttctaatgctcaaatgatttgttatttctctctATGCATCTGGTTTAAGCGTACAGAGACAGAAAACTTGCAGAAACATTTAAGTTTTTCTAGCCTCTTTGTGTACCTTGATGATTATAGTAACTACccttatttttatatccttaacTGATTTTAAGTGACAAAAGTGCACAGCTGTGAAAAATGGGTTTTGGGTGTGGCTGAATCTGCTTTCCAAactaggcttttctttttcttctcctccattATCATCCTCCTCATCCTCTCTATCTCGTTCTCCCTTCCACCCTATATAGGAACTGGCCAAGTACTTCTTGGCAGAGCTGCTGTCTGAACCCAACCAGACAGAGAATGATGCCCTGGAACCTGAAGATTTGTCCCAGGCTGCTGAGCAGGATGAAATGAGGCTGGAGCTGCAGAGATCTGCTAACTCAAACCCGGCCATGGCACCCCGAGAACGCAAAGCTGGCTGCAAGAATTTCTTCTGGAAGACTTTCACATCCTGTTAGCTTTGTTAATTATTGTTGTCCATAGATGACCTCTGATTCCTTTCCTCCAAACcccatctctcttcccttctccccgcAATACTCATAAAGACCCTTGCATTAGAAATTGAAGActgtaaatacaaaataaaattatggtgAAATTATGAAAAGCAAGAATTTGATTTCTTATTGAGTAAACCTTTCTGTTCAATAATACATGATTAACTTCAGTTGTGATTTTGAGTTATTTGAGATATTCACTCCAAATCTCAGACACACTATTTAAAATTCCCTGTGGTAATAAAGGTTATGTTTTAAGTGGTAACTCTTATAGTTTGCgtcatttcaaatgtaaatacCTTCAAATAATTCTGTGAATAATAACTCTAATCCAGTGATAATTATGGAAAGGGGCTGTCACAAACatcaattatatattaaatacactTACATTATGGAAATGAATATTAGTATTTATGGGTAGGTAGGCTAAAATATCCAACTATTTACCAAGgtgatatgtaaaatatataacatgaaaaaatggaaggaaaaagcaATTTAGAAGTTGGAGGAAAAAAGTTAGCTTAAATAGCTCAAATAAAGTTGTGagtctttaaaatttgtttctaatttgtgaccatttatctaaagaaacagCACTTTTATATCTTCTGTGACAGTCCTTTCTGTAACTGAACAAGGTTAAATGACTGCCTCTGTTTAAAAATAAGCTCCTACAATTATTTTTCAGgggaaaatatcatttttattataaaattatagcaaGAGAATACTACGGGTTGCAAAAAAAGTGTGTGTTGGGTCACCTCTGTGAATGCTACACTGTCAAAGCTACCAGAGCACAATATCATAATTCCAGAACAACTGAAGGAGAGATCTCAAgtcttgttttgattttctcGAAATgagtcaaataaaaacacaaataataataaaatattcagtacaTGCTAGCTAGTATTATTAGCACTATAATAACATGCTAATGGGTATTGCTC containing:
- the SST gene encoding somatostatin, translated to MLSCRLQCALAALSIVLALGGVTGAPSDPRLRQFLQKSLAAAAGKQELAKYFLAELLSEPNQTENDALEPEDLSQAAEQDEMRLELQRSANSNPAMAPRERKAGCKNFFWKTFTSC